A part of Desulfomicrobium baculatum DSM 4028 genomic DNA contains:
- the bamD gene encoding outer membrane protein assembly factor BamD, whose protein sequence is MRNYLILFSFVLLLNGCGAIDYYFLTPPDDTAQELFENARGFMQDKEYAEAADSLTKLNDRYPFSPYATEARLMLADAYALDSKYLEAVDAYEEFLNMHPRHESIDYVLFQIGVNKYNSHRSIDLPHTQLGEAVESFRRLVSGYPKSIYREQALDYIVKCRKLMAEHEMFVADFYFKSGSYNAAWTRYVYIIDNFPELEEIVQMAKSKSKVAYYYAQEKDNDTVRHPSKLKQYLDWL, encoded by the coding sequence ATGCGCAACTATTTGATTCTTTTTTCTTTTGTTCTGCTTTTAAACGGGTGCGGAGCCATTGATTACTATTTTTTGACTCCGCCTGACGACACTGCCCAGGAGCTTTTTGAAAACGCGCGCGGATTCATGCAAGATAAGGAATATGCGGAAGCCGCCGATTCCCTGACCAAACTCAATGACCGTTATCCGTTCAGTCCATATGCAACGGAAGCAAGACTTATGCTTGCCGATGCGTATGCCCTTGATTCGAAGTATCTGGAGGCCGTTGATGCGTATGAAGAATTTCTGAATATGCATCCGCGTCATGAATCCATTGATTACGTCCTCTTTCAGATTGGTGTGAATAAATATAACTCACATCGGTCAATTGATTTGCCGCATACTCAGCTTGGTGAAGCGGTTGAATCTTTCAGAAGGCTTGTCAGCGGATATCCGAAGAGCATTTATCGGGAGCAGGCTCTCGATTATATCGTTAAATGCAGAAAGTTGATGGCGGAACATGAAATGTTTGTTGCCGACTTTTATTTCAAGTCTGGGTCATACAACGCTGCTTGGACACGATATGTTTATATAATTGATAATTTTCCTGAATTGGAAGAAATTGTGCAAATGGCCAAGTCAAAGTCCAAGGTCGCATATTATTACGCGCAAGAGAAAGACAACGATACCGTACGGCACCCGAGCAAGCTAAAGCAATATTTAGACTGGCTTTGA
- a CDS encoding 4Fe-4S binding protein, protein MHSYHAQRVVFSPTGTTRKIIESITLGLSPKSWSELDLTYSASAQESASNQQEGTEVAIIGMPVHAGRIPALAAERLRSSVAGRGRGVVLVVVYGNRAYDDALLELHNMAVELGFVPVAAAAFVGEHSFSSPDLPVAEGRPDSLDLEEAQNFGKSVREKMLHIQNCADKAEKLAVPGNIPYRDGVQPALISPETEADKCVLCGDCVRSCPSGAIKLVNDSVETDKMRCLRCCACIRVCQAGARLMTHPKILELGRTLHEKFAERREPELYF, encoded by the coding sequence ATGCACAGCTATCATGCGCAGCGCGTAGTATTTTCCCCCACGGGCACGACCAGGAAAATCATTGAATCCATTACCCTGGGCCTCTCGCCAAAATCCTGGTCTGAACTGGACTTGACATATTCTGCTTCCGCTCAGGAATCCGCGAGCAATCAACAGGAAGGGACTGAAGTGGCGATCATCGGCATGCCTGTCCATGCCGGACGCATCCCCGCCTTGGCGGCGGAAAGGCTTCGCTCTTCAGTGGCAGGGCGGGGTCGCGGGGTCGTGCTTGTCGTTGTCTACGGCAACAGGGCCTATGATGATGCCCTGCTTGAACTTCACAATATGGCAGTGGAACTCGGCTTTGTACCTGTCGCGGCAGCGGCCTTCGTGGGGGAACATTCCTTTTCCTCTCCAGATCTGCCCGTAGCCGAGGGGCGGCCGGACAGCCTAGACTTGGAAGAGGCGCAAAACTTTGGGAAAAGCGTGAGGGAAAAAATGCTCCACATCCAGAATTGTGCCGACAAGGCCGAGAAGCTGGCTGTGCCGGGAAATATTCCGTACCGCGACGGAGTCCAGCCAGCTTTGATCTCCCCTGAGACCGAAGCTGACAAATGCGTTCTGTGCGGAGATTGCGTCAGATCCTGTCCCTCCGGCGCCATCAAATTGGTCAACGATTCCGTGGAAACCGACAAAATGCGATGTCTGCGCTGCTGCGCCTGCATCCGAGTCTGCCAGGCAGGCGCGAGGCTTATGACACACCCCAAAATTCTGGAACTGGGGCGCACCCTGCATGAAAAATTCGCAGAACGCCGCGAACCCGAGTTGTATTTTTAA
- a CDS encoding methyl-accepting chemotaxis protein — protein sequence MTRNDVLRQGRDGLSSISSTLAESVALQHSLMQNKINIDRDIMKTQFELGGFPIPEVLMDAEFDLVDQDGGESQKTIIPAIKHGSVYLHEDDAVMRKVAQLTGGVASVLQVHEGKLVRISTSLESPVPFWGKGSFIGEGSRVQAAITSGQSWEGLVWLGGAWRMAAYVPFTDLNEGRVIGALEITHALISDAFADFVRNVRVGGHGGTLAFDALGRDIISLPGEGGISKGVREAGAKNGHAAFVMKDGRHLEVALQTFEPWNLTFATWVATEDLMAGVNARLIKNSLVSLILPLALSVILIWIAGRVLLSPVRRMAELADEVAKGNYTATITYPARDEIGQLAVSLNSMVARSREMLAEIVAATGSLSGASSELGTISHGLTDNSAGTARRAEAVHCSARSVSENMHSVSAAMEQATVNVGSVAAFSAELATTIHGVAQSAELAKRTTSDAVIKAGETTRHMDQLGQAAKEIGSVTATIAAISSQTNLLALNATIEAARAGAAGRGFAVVAGEIKELSQQTAAATENIRRTVAAIQKVTTVTASEIAEIIYVIEEMNEIVISISEAMEEQAVMTRDISENVNQAAQGIAEISASVASSSVMTREISDEIEGVLDSSNTMQDESRMVLNRAGGLAELSAHLQELVGRFRF from the coding sequence ATGACCAGAAACGATGTGTTGCGTCAGGGGCGTGATGGGCTTTCGAGCATCTCTTCCACTCTGGCGGAATCAGTTGCCTTGCAGCATAGTCTCATGCAAAATAAAATCAATATAGATCGGGATATTATGAAAACCCAGTTTGAACTGGGCGGTTTTCCTATTCCTGAAGTGCTCATGGATGCAGAATTCGATCTTGTGGATCAGGATGGCGGAGAGTCACAAAAAACAATTATTCCGGCCATCAAGCACGGCTCGGTCTATCTGCATGAGGATGATGCCGTGATGCGAAAGGTAGCCCAGCTTACTGGAGGAGTGGCTTCGGTGCTGCAAGTCCACGAAGGCAAGTTGGTGCGCATTTCCACGTCCCTCGAATCACCTGTGCCGTTCTGGGGGAAAGGTTCCTTCATTGGCGAGGGTTCCCGGGTTCAAGCCGCGATCACTTCCGGGCAGAGCTGGGAAGGGCTGGTCTGGCTGGGCGGCGCGTGGCGCATGGCGGCATACGTGCCCTTCACCGACCTCAATGAGGGCAGGGTCATCGGGGCGTTGGAAATAACGCATGCTTTAATCAGCGACGCCTTTGCCGACTTTGTGCGCAATGTCCGTGTCGGCGGACACGGCGGGACGCTGGCCTTTGACGCGCTTGGGCGTGACATCATTTCCTTGCCCGGTGAGGGCGGTATATCGAAGGGCGTTCGCGAGGCCGGGGCCAAGAACGGCCATGCCGCTTTTGTCATGAAGGACGGGCGGCATCTGGAAGTTGCCCTGCAAACCTTCGAGCCCTGGAATCTGACTTTCGCGACCTGGGTCGCCACCGAGGATCTTATGGCCGGGGTCAATGCGCGGCTGATAAAAAATTCTCTGGTCAGCCTGATTCTGCCTCTGGCTTTGTCCGTGATCCTGATCTGGATCGCAGGTCGCGTCCTGTTATCCCCGGTGCGGCGCATGGCCGAACTGGCCGACGAGGTGGCGAAAGGCAACTATACGGCGACCATTACCTACCCGGCCCGGGATGAGATCGGGCAGCTCGCCGTTTCCCTGAATTCCATGGTCGCCAGGAGCAGGGAGATGCTTGCGGAGATCGTCGCGGCCACGGGTTCGCTGTCCGGCGCATCTTCTGAGCTTGGCACCATATCGCACGGACTGACTGACAATTCCGCCGGGACTGCGCGCCGGGCCGAGGCCGTGCACTGCTCGGCCAGGTCCGTGAGCGAGAATATGCACTCCGTGTCCGCCGCCATGGAACAGGCCACGGTCAACGTCGGCAGTGTTGCCGCATTCAGCGCTGAACTGGCGACGACCATTCATGGCGTGGCCCAGAGCGCCGAGTTGGCCAAACGCACGACCTCGGATGCCGTGATCAAGGCCGGGGAGACCACCCGCCACATGGACCAGCTGGGTCAGGCCGCCAAAGAGATAGGCTCCGTGACGGCAACCATTGCGGCCATCTCGTCCCAGACCAATCTCCTGGCCCTCAATGCCACCATTGAGGCTGCCAGGGCCGGGGCCGCAGGACGGGGCTTTGCCGTTGTCGCCGGAGAAATCAAGGAGCTTTCCCAGCAGACTGCGGCCGCCACGGAAAACATCCGCCGAACGGTTGCGGCCATCCAGAAGGTGACCACCGTCACCGCAAGTGAGATTGCCGAGATCATTTACGTCATTGAGGAGATGAACGAAATCGTCATCTCCATATCCGAAGCCATGGAGGAGCAGGCAGTCATGACCAGGGACATCTCCGAAAACGTGAATCAGGCTGCCCAGGGCATCGCCGAAATCAGTGCCAGCGTAGCGTCGAGTTCCGTCATGACCCGCGAGATCAGCGATGAGATCGAGGGGGTGCTGGACTCCTCAAACACCATGCAGGACGAAAGCAGGATGGTTTTGAACCGCGCCGGCGGGCTGGCCGAACTGTCAGCTCACCTGCAGGAGCTGGTCGGGCGATTCCGGTTTTGA
- a CDS encoding PQQ-dependent sugar dehydrogenase, which translates to MRRSIFSQGESLLVAVFLGVLLILPANVAGAEEFSSRHHRFRVTAVAAGLEHPWSVAFLPDGDILVSERPGRLRIIRDGALLDAPVSGLPQIRARGQGGLLDLLPHPEFAQNRILFFSYSASLGNEVTTHVARARFEDDTLKDVTVLFRAEPASAGRIHFGSRLSLDRQGHLYISVGDRGQMQRAQKLDDHAGKILRIHEDGRIPEDNPFVGQENAWTEIYSYGHRNPQGMAVHPQTGEIWTHEHGPRGGDEINIIRPGVNYGWPVVTLGIDYTGFTIGDGLKHKPGMADPLHHWTPSIAPSGMTFYTGDAFPAWKGDLFVGALSHRHLARLKLAGEVVIEEERLLTDLRLRIRDVRTGPDGNLWLLTDHDPGQLLRLEPAQ; encoded by the coding sequence ATGAGAAGAAGCATCTTCAGTCAAGGCGAATCTTTGCTTGTGGCAGTCTTTCTCGGCGTCCTGCTCATCCTGCCCGCCAATGTGGCGGGAGCGGAGGAATTTTCCTCCAGGCATCACCGTTTTCGCGTCACGGCCGTTGCCGCGGGCCTGGAACATCCCTGGTCCGTGGCCTTTCTTCCGGACGGTGACATCCTGGTCAGCGAGCGCCCGGGACGACTGCGCATCATCCGCGACGGGGCCTTGCTGGATGCGCCGGTCAGCGGCCTGCCGCAAATCCGGGCCCGCGGGCAAGGCGGCTTGCTCGATCTTCTGCCCCACCCGGAATTCGCGCAGAACCGCATTCTGTTCTTCAGTTACTCGGCAAGCCTCGGCAACGAGGTGACCACGCATGTGGCCCGGGCACGATTTGAGGATGACACGCTCAAAGACGTGACCGTGCTCTTTCGGGCGGAACCGGCCTCGGCGGGGCGGATCCATTTCGGTTCCAGACTGAGCCTTGATCGCCAGGGGCATCTCTACATCAGCGTCGGCGACCGCGGCCAGATGCAACGGGCACAGAAGCTCGACGATCATGCCGGAAAAATTCTTCGTATCCATGAGGATGGACGCATTCCCGAGGACAATCCCTTTGTCGGTCAAGAGAATGCCTGGACGGAAATCTACAGCTATGGGCACCGAAATCCCCAAGGCATGGCCGTGCATCCGCAAACCGGAGAAATCTGGACGCACGAGCACGGCCCCAGGGGCGGGGACGAGATCAACATCATCCGTCCCGGCGTCAATTACGGCTGGCCCGTAGTGACCTTGGGCATCGATTACACCGGCTTCACCATCGGAGACGGACTGAAGCACAAGCCCGGCATGGCAGACCCACTGCATCACTGGACGCCCTCCATCGCACCCTCGGGCATGACCTTTTACACGGGTGATGCCTTTCCCGCTTGGAAGGGTGATCTTTTCGTCGGAGCCCTTTCCCATCGCCATCTCGCACGCTTGAAACTGGCCGGAGAAGTCGTGATCGAGGAAGAACGCCTGCTTACGGACTTGAGACTGCGCATCCGTGACGTGCGCACCGGACCGGACGGCAACCTGTGGCTGCTCACAGACCACGATCCCGGCCAGTTGCTGCGTCTGGAACCTGCGCAGTGA
- a CDS encoding peroxiredoxin, protein MSVLVTKQAPDFTAPAVNPGGCIEDFTLSSLRGKYVVLFFWPLDFTFVCPTEIIAHDRRLQEFRDRGVEVVGVSIDSQFTHFAWRSTPVDQGGIGPVGFSMVADVKHEIAKAYGIEHPEAGVALRASFLIDRDGVVQHQVVNNLPLGRNVDEMLRLVDALQFTEKHGEVCPAGWQKGDTGMKPDAHGVADFLSKNAEKL, encoded by the coding sequence ATGAGCGTACTCGTCACCAAACAGGCACCTGATTTCACAGCCCCCGCCGTCAACCCCGGCGGCTGCATCGAAGACTTCACCCTCTCTTCCCTGCGCGGCAAATATGTGGTCCTTTTTTTCTGGCCTCTGGACTTTACCTTTGTCTGCCCGACAGAAATCATCGCCCATGACCGCCGCCTGCAGGAATTCCGCGATCGCGGCGTGGAAGTGGTCGGCGTGTCCATCGACTCCCAGTTCACCCATTTCGCCTGGCGCTCCACCCCTGTCGACCAGGGAGGGATCGGCCCGGTGGGCTTCAGCATGGTTGCCGACGTCAAGCACGAAATCGCCAAGGCCTACGGCATCGAACACCCGGAAGCCGGCGTGGCCCTGCGCGCGTCCTTCCTCATCGACCGCGACGGCGTTGTCCAGCACCAGGTAGTCAACAATCTTCCTCTTGGGCGCAACGTGGACGAAATGCTGCGACTGGTCGACGCCCTGCAGTTCACGGAGAAGCACGGCGAAGTCTGCCCGGCCGGATGGCAGAAAGGCGACACGGGCATGAAACCCGATGCGCACGGAGTGGCTGATTTTCTGTCCAAGAATGCCGAAAAACTCTAA
- a CDS encoding HAD family hydrolase, producing MKYKAVVFDMDGTLLDTLADLGDAMNRVLEQHGFAPHPINAYRQFVGSGAGQLVARALPAHEQHEDLKKRCLQAFLREYEAGWRIKTCLYEGVPELLDALAARNIPMAVLTNKPQDFAELCMREFLSRWDFALTVGQMPGVPVKPDPAGPRQVIRHLGVQPDEILYLGDTDVDMFTAVNAGMHPVGVLWGFRPEQELLESGAAATLAHPMELLRFLD from the coding sequence ATGAAATACAAGGCAGTGGTTTTTGACATGGACGGAACTCTGCTCGACACCCTGGCCGACCTTGGCGACGCCATGAACCGTGTGCTTGAGCAGCACGGATTCGCGCCCCATCCCATAAACGCCTACCGCCAGTTCGTAGGCAGCGGGGCGGGACAACTTGTGGCCCGCGCCCTGCCTGCGCATGAACAGCATGAGGATTTGAAAAAACGGTGCCTGCAGGCCTTTTTGCGGGAATACGAGGCCGGATGGCGGATCAAGACCTGTCTGTATGAAGGCGTGCCAGAACTGCTTGACGCTCTTGCGGCCAGAAACATCCCCATGGCCGTGCTGACCAACAAGCCGCAGGACTTTGCCGAGCTGTGCATGCGGGAATTCCTGTCGCGCTGGGATTTCGCCCTGACCGTGGGGCAGATGCCGGGCGTGCCGGTCAAGCCCGACCCGGCCGGGCCACGGCAGGTCATTCGCCATCTGGGCGTGCAGCCGGATGAGATCCTCTATCTTGGCGACACGGACGTGGACATGTTCACGGCCGTCAATGCCGGGATGCATCCCGTGGGAGTGCTGTGGGGGTTTCGACCGGAGCAGGAACTGCTTGAGTCCGGCGCGGCGGCGACGCTGGCCCACCCCATGGAACTGTTGCGCTTTCTGGATTGA
- a CDS encoding histone deacetylase family protein: MFRIRPIYDTTVPVDSQCVEQVQTILSERFPFIAPEEVINLPATLKNPMAKGYRTILFVAERQRKIVQGFALLCHFSDLRFCYLDFLSVSLVHGGGGVGSALYERVREEARALGDTALFFECLPDDPSLCPDEILLRENKARLRFYERYGARPIVNTAYETPLSAEDDCAPYLVADPLDKPFQLSRPRARSIIRAILERKYKEKCSPQYVRMVLDSIPPSPLALRETRYLTETISANRQTISADRKIAVICNHNHRIHHIRERGYVEAPVRIDSILREIKKTELFTLREPRHFSEQYITAVHDKKFVTYLKRVCSTLPENKSVYPYVFPIRNAARPPKELAVRAGYYCIDTFTPLNGNAYAAARGAVDCGMTAAQEVLDGRRLAYALVRPPGHHAEHRAFGGFCYFNTAAVVAQHLSAQGRVAVLDVDYHHGNGTQNIFYERSDVLTVSIHGHPRFAYPYFSGFHEEAGEGPGLGFNRNYALPEEMHGDGYAEVLRRALDFIRDFDPAFLVVCLGLDPAKGDPTGTWSLQAKDFFLNGKLIGALGKHTVVVQEGGYRIRSLGVNAGNFFQGLFEGSRLARSR, encoded by the coding sequence ATGTTCCGTATCCGCCCCATCTACGACACCACGGTCCCTGTTGACAGCCAGTGCGTGGAACAGGTTCAGACCATTCTGAGCGAACGCTTCCCGTTCATCGCCCCGGAAGAGGTGATCAACCTGCCCGCCACTCTCAAAAATCCCATGGCCAAAGGCTACAGGACCATTCTCTTCGTGGCCGAACGGCAACGCAAAATCGTGCAGGGCTTCGCCCTGCTCTGCCACTTCTCGGACCTGCGTTTCTGCTACCTGGATTTTCTTTCGGTCAGCCTGGTTCATGGCGGAGGCGGCGTGGGTTCGGCCCTGTACGAAAGGGTGCGGGAAGAAGCCCGGGCTCTGGGCGACACGGCACTTTTTTTCGAATGCCTGCCCGATGATCCATCCTTGTGCCCTGATGAAATCCTGCTGCGGGAAAACAAAGCCCGGCTGCGTTTTTACGAACGCTACGGAGCGCGCCCCATCGTGAACACGGCCTACGAAACACCGCTTTCGGCCGAAGACGACTGCGCCCCCTATCTGGTGGCCGATCCGCTGGACAAGCCGTTCCAGCTGTCCAGGCCACGGGCCCGGAGCATCATCCGCGCCATTCTTGAAAGGAAATACAAGGAGAAGTGTTCGCCGCAGTATGTGCGCATGGTCCTGGATTCCATTCCGCCAAGCCCCCTGGCGCTGCGCGAAACCCGTTACCTGACGGAGACGATTTCCGCGAACAGGCAGACCATCAGCGCCGATCGAAAGATCGCTGTCATCTGCAACCACAATCATCGCATCCATCACATCCGCGAACGCGGCTATGTGGAAGCGCCGGTGCGCATTGATTCGATCCTCAGGGAAATCAAGAAAACCGAGCTGTTCACGCTGCGGGAACCCCGGCATTTTTCGGAGCAGTACATAACAGCCGTGCACGACAAGAAATTCGTGACCTATCTGAAGCGGGTCTGCTCCACCCTGCCGGAAAACAAATCCGTGTACCCCTACGTCTTTCCCATCAGAAACGCGGCCCGCCCGCCCAAGGAACTGGCGGTGCGAGCCGGATACTACTGCATCGACACCTTCACGCCCTTAAACGGCAACGCCTATGCCGCCGCGCGCGGGGCCGTGGACTGCGGCATGACCGCGGCGCAGGAGGTGCTCGACGGACGCCGCCTGGCCTACGCCCTGGTGCGCCCCCCCGGACATCACGCCGAACACCGGGCTTTCGGCGGGTTCTGCTATTTCAATACCGCCGCCGTCGTCGCCCAGCACCTGAGCGCCCAGGGGCGGGTGGCCGTGCTCGATGTCGATTACCACCACGGCAACGGGACGCAGAACATCTTCTATGAACGCAGCGATGTTCTGACCGTATCCATCCACGGGCATCCCAGATTCGCCTATCCGTACTTCAGCGGATTCCATGAGGAAGCCGGAGAAGGACCGGGCCTTGGCTTTAACCGCAATTATGCCCTGCCCGAAGAAATGCACGGTGACGGCTATGCCGAGGTACTGCGCCGGGCCCTGGACTTCATCCGCGATTTCGACCCGGCGTTTCTGGTGGTGTGCCTCGGGCTGGACCCGGCCAAGGGCGACCCTACAGGCACCTGGAGCCTTCAGGCCAAGGATTTCTTCCTGAACGGCAAGCTGATCGGGGCGCTGGGCAAGCACACCGTGGTGGTGCAGGAAGGCGGGTACCGCATCCGCTCCCTGGGCGTGAACGCGGGCAATTTCTTTCAGGGACTTTTCGAAGGATCCCGCCTCGCGCGCAGCAGATAA
- a CDS encoding ornithine cyclodeaminase family protein: MQFVSEDVASRVVSMAEAIGVIERMFREYGRDEAEVFPVAQGHGPDAGTSFSIKSGLIRTSRTVGLKVGSYWPQNRTHGLPAHASTTLLLDPDTGYPQALVAASHLTCLRTAASDAVAVRHLSRQDSRTLALFGAGHQAWFELLAVREVRPIETVLVVNRSPKAGEDFARRIQAELGLEARFADSREAVQAADIIVTVTAAREALFEASLVRPGTHVSAMGADAPGKQELDPALVARAALFADVVRQSLGIGEYEAAHKAGLVDAQNVTAIGAVLNGAPGRTSPQQITVYDSSGMALQDMAICSLALAKAHEAGLVRTV, from the coding sequence ATGCAGTTTGTAAGTGAGGACGTCGCATCCAGAGTCGTGTCCATGGCCGAGGCCATCGGGGTCATCGAAAGGATGTTTCGCGAATACGGCAGGGATGAGGCCGAAGTCTTTCCGGTGGCACAGGGGCACGGCCCCGATGCCGGGACGTCTTTCAGCATCAAGAGCGGACTGATCCGAACCAGCCGGACCGTGGGACTCAAAGTCGGCAGCTACTGGCCGCAAAACCGCACGCATGGACTGCCCGCCCACGCCTCGACCACCCTGCTGCTCGATCCGGACACGGGCTATCCCCAGGCCCTGGTGGCGGCCTCCCACCTGACCTGCCTGCGCACGGCAGCCTCGGACGCCGTGGCCGTGCGGCATCTGTCGCGCCAGGACAGCCGGACCCTGGCCCTGTTCGGCGCGGGGCATCAGGCCTGGTTCGAACTGCTGGCAGTGCGCGAGGTCCGGCCCATCGAGACCGTGCTGGTCGTCAACCGCTCGCCCAAGGCCGGAGAGGATTTCGCCCGGCGCATCCAGGCCGAACTGGGGCTTGAGGCCCGTTTTGCGGACAGCCGGGAAGCGGTGCAGGCCGCCGACATCATCGTCACGGTCACGGCCGCGCGCGAGGCGCTCTTCGAGGCATCCCTGGTGCGACCGGGCACGCATGTCTCGGCCATGGGCGCGGACGCGCCGGGCAAGCAGGAACTCGACCCGGCCCTTGTGGCCAGGGCCGCCCTGTTCGCCGATGTGGTCCGGCAGTCGCTTGGCATCGGCGAATATGAGGCGGCGCACAAGGCCGGGCTGGTGGACGCGCAAAACGTCACCGCCATCGGCGCGGTGCTGAACGGCGCGCCCGGACGCACATCCCCGCAGCAGATCACCGTGTACGACAGCTCGGGCATGGCCCTGCAGGACATGGCCATCTGTTCCCTGGCGCTGGCCAAGGCACATGAGGCGGGGCTGGTGCGAACGGTCTGA
- a CDS encoding alanine racemase, whose product MNDHSTPILASQGTPCLLVDEERMERNIARLRDRLRAAEVAFRPHLKTAKSWEVSRLLMTTPQGPATVSTLREAEELAAHGVKDITYAVGISPDKLTRVQKLRAGGIALTILLDSVEQALAVAKASDPKDPIPVLIELDCDGHRSGVKPQDATLLAAIAQALAPRARLEGVLTHAGESYEARGSEALSAAAEQERAAAVMAAETLRAKGWPCPVVSVGSTPTAFSAQSYAGVTEVRAGVFVFFDLVQAGIGICTQDDIALSVLTTVIGHQREKGWTIVDAGWTALSCDRGTATQNVDQGYGLVCDLEGRPITNLIVTIVNQEHGIVAARQGTPRSDQEFPIGTRLRILPSHACATATQHDRYHVIGAGQSDVTAVWPRFTGW is encoded by the coding sequence ATGAACGATCATTCCACCCCCATCCTGGCGAGCCAGGGAACGCCTTGCCTGCTTGTTGACGAGGAGCGCATGGAGCGCAACATCGCCCGCCTGCGCGACCGGCTGCGGGCGGCGGAAGTCGCTTTCCGGCCGCACCTCAAGACCGCCAAATCATGGGAAGTGTCCCGGTTGTTGATGACTACTCCCCAGGGCCCGGCCACGGTCTCCACCTTGCGCGAGGCAGAGGAATTGGCCGCGCATGGCGTAAAAGACATCACCTACGCCGTCGGCATTTCACCGGACAAACTGACGCGGGTGCAAAAGCTTCGCGCAGGCGGCATCGCCCTGACCATTCTCCTCGACAGCGTGGAACAGGCCCTGGCCGTGGCCAAAGCCTCGGACCCGAAAGACCCCATTCCCGTGCTCATCGAACTGGACTGCGATGGCCACCGCTCCGGCGTGAAACCGCAGGATGCCACGCTGCTGGCGGCCATTGCGCAGGCGCTGGCGCCACGAGCCAGACTTGAAGGCGTGCTCACGCACGCGGGCGAAAGCTACGAGGCTCGCGGAAGCGAGGCGCTGTCGGCCGCCGCCGAGCAGGAGCGCGCCGCCGCCGTCATGGCTGCCGAAACGCTGCGGGCCAAGGGCTGGCCCTGCCCCGTGGTCAGCGTCGGCTCCACGCCCACCGCCTTTTCGGCGCAAAGCTATGCGGGCGTAACAGAGGTCCGCGCCGGGGTCTTTGTCTTCTTCGACCTGGTACAGGCGGGTATCGGCATCTGCACGCAGGACGACATCGCGCTTTCGGTGCTGACCACGGTCATCGGCCATCAGCGCGAAAAGGGCTGGACCATCGTCGACGCGGGCTGGACCGCCCTGTCCTGCGACCGGGGCACGGCGACCCAGAATGTGGATCAGGGCTACGGCCTGGTCTGCGACCTGGAGGGGCGCCCGATCACCAATCTCATCGTCACCATCGTCAACCAGGAGCACGGCATCGTGGCGGCGCGGCAGGGCACCCCTCGGTCCGATCAGGAATTTCCCATCGGCACGCGGTTGCGCATTCTGCCCAGCCATGCCTGCGCCACGGCCACGCAACACGACCGCTATCACGTCATCGGCGCCGGCCAAAGCGACGTGACCGCCGTCTGGCCGCGCTTCACCGGATGGTAA